The region TGGTTCATTCCAGCACACATTTAATAAAATACACGTGATAAGGAGATGTGATGGAGTAATTTTGCCCCCACGGTTTTGAGGGTAGGCTATTTGCAGAATTGCAGACCCACATTGGACAAGGACATTTATCAACTTTGAGAATGTCTCCCTGGACATTCATTGGGCCTCTCTAGGCCTGCACATAATGACCTGAGCATTATACATACAGATGACAAACAGGTGGAAGTCTACATGTCACCATTTGTTTTCCAGGAAGTCACAGGACAGATTGGCTATGGAGCACTCATCTAAGCCAAACAGAGAGCAGGTTATACAGAGGCCTTGATACGATCACACACAGACTCTATAATTTTACTGATGACTCTGACTGCACTATATACAGTAAACAGTGCATATTTTTCATCACTTCTAAGGAGTTAGGTGGGGTGTGGAGAGACTGGTCCATATTGTGTGGGATACGACCTCTGGAGAGATGTCCAGATACCAGCATagactgctgattttattgcagGTTTTTTCAAAATAATCACACTGCAGTGGCCTCCTGGAACCTGCCGGATCCCATTTAGCAAAACTCAACATCCTAAAATTCAGATGAGTTTCATTCAACGAGAAATTTTATAAGGAAAAAACAGATGACCATTTTTCATGGTGGACATGTAATGGCTTGTTGAACTGGTCATCTCTGTGGTCATGCTGATGAGAAGAAGCTAACCATTTCTCTGTTTACCCAAGATTCAGTTCAAGATCAACTATGTGGTCAGCTGATACACACCATTCTAAGTTATGGGCATAATTCTTACAGTGGGAAAAGGAGGAAGATTTTAACATTTCTGGAACTGAAAGAAGCATCAAGGGATGAGGAAATTTGGATGTTTCTGACATTAGATAATACAGATTGAGAATTGTCTTTCATGCACCAATTTGCTGATGTATGAGAATGAGAAGTCAGGTCTGATAATATTGCTATTATTAAGACTAtttctattctgcttttcaacagcatCATTTCACTAAGTGATTTGCATGGCAAAataaatgggaggggggattccctGTGCTAAAAGACCTCCTAATCTAAAAACAACCACAGGACACATGCTATGCTGTAAATAGGTACTAGGTATGAGAACTATCACTTTAAATGGTGTTTCTTTGCCCAGGCAGCAGAGGATACTGGGGCATAAGGATCTGGGGTGGAATATTCTGTTATGAATATTGTATAGCTGAAATGGATGTGATGATTGCCCTGAACTAtaactgtagtagtagtagtagtagtagtagtagtagtaataataataataataataataataataataataataataataataataataaaaactttatttgtatcccgcccttctccccaaagggacccagataATGGCTAATGCATCAGCTGTATAGCAGGACAGTAACTCAAGACCATGTCAGGAATGTGATCAGGCTGATATAAATTCCTTATCTCTAAATCCAGCACTTAGTAGTTAGGCTACTTAATGCTAAATTGTCTTAAGAATCTCTCTTCTATTTATAGCATTCAGATTGGACATCATGAGTGCACTCTACTCTGGAAATCAAACATCTGCCATGgaattcctactgctgggatttCACAAGATCAAGCAAGGGAAGAGCTTCTTCCTCGTCTTCTTTCTCACTGTGTATACAATGTGTTTTCTGGGCAATTCCCTTATCCTCACCGTGGCTGTGCTAAACCAGTCTCTccacacccccatgtatttctttctcAGCAATCTCTCTTTCCTTGACATCTGTTACTTGTCCGTGACGATTCCCAAAATGGTCGTAGATATACTCCAAGTTCAACCTCCAAGCATCTCCTTCATGGGATGTGCAGCACAGATGTACTTCCTTATCAGCTTACAAGGCACTGAGGGATTCCTCCTTGCTTCTATGGCTCTGGACAGGTACATTGCTATATGCTGCCCCTTGATCTATAGCACGCTCATGAACAAATGGACTTGCCTACAGCTGGCTGCTGTATCCTGGACTTGTGGCTTCCTCAATGCTTCTCTCCACACACCGCTCACATTCCGCCTGTCCTTCTGCAGATCTAATAGGATCAatcatttcttctgtgacatccctCCATTACTGAGTATCACATGCTCTGACACATCGATCAACCAAGCTGTCTTATACACAATGGGCATCTTTGTAGGCTTTAGCCCTTTCCTCTTCATCCTGGCCTCCTATGCCTTCATCCTGCATGCCGTTTTGAGCAACCGGCAGACAGGACAGCATCACAAAGCCATTTCCACCTGTGCATCTCATCTGACTGTTGTGGTTCTGTTCTATTGCTCTGGCCTCTTCACATATATTCGCCCCACCTCCAGCTACTCACTGGAAAAGGACCAGCTCGTGGGGGTTCTGTACAATACCTTAGCGCCAACATTGAATCCTCTCATCTACAGCTTGAGGAacaaggaagtgaaaatggcGATGAGGAAACTGATTTGTGGGAGAACCTTCTCCTTTAGAATTTAGGGTCTTTCACAATATCTGAGTTTGCATGAGACTTACATTTGTGGGTCAAGACCAAAGATAATCAAATGAACTTTGAGACATTTATATGATACAAGTCAACATGCTGCTCACGGTAGGAGGTGAGACATAGTTAATCACACTGAATGGACGCTGCAAATCAACAAATGCCAGGAACAAATTCTTCGTCTCATCAATAATTACATTCCCTAAGTTCCTTTTTTGTTTCTCATTCTCTTGTATGGCTGTCTTTTGAAGCAGGATTCCATATGTTCCCAACCAAAATACAATATGCAATTTACAACCCTCAACTTTGGGCTCAAACTAGACTTGACTTTAAAtgtctaagggcacaaccctaactaGTAGTtagactggcacaagtcccttgcacaggcccaggggtgtcacaaaagtgccataaagcgctttcATAAAGAATGGCTTctatcccagtgcagtgtctagattaaatgcaGGGTTACAGTGATATGTCAAACACAGAtttagcaatgtggtgattgtatatgttGTCTGCCTGATTTTGATGTATTGTTGTTTCGTTTTGatcttgtcttgttttaccttgcgaaagcacctaatttcgttgtacttGTGTACATGGATACAAtgaaaataaattttctattctattctatttcgtgccactctggaggcagttaggctggtgcaagagacttgtgccagcctaactgtGCCGTCGTGGACCCTGGGGATGGTGGGTTTGTGCCAtccgagcttggccagcacaggggtctggggagggtggggaggaggcattttgggccAGGGGGGTGGTGGGTggtcccgggggtgggtggggagtgggaggtggggcttggacctggcagttatactggatcccaacctcatTCTCTGAGCAGCGCAAAGCAactctgctctgttctccttggacttgcatcacctcctgaggtggtgcagatctgaggagacccattggggctgtggtggcttacccaggggtaagggggagagtttccccttgcctccggctgatctgattctggtcccaatcttgtgctggacacagtgctggcctcctggcctgcctgtttccagcacaagttaggattgcactgcacaagctcaatcctttgcatatctactcagatgtaagtcccattatagtcaatgaagcttactcctaggttaGGATAGCATTGCagacaaacaacccaatcctaagctccttgGCACCCAGAAGAACAGCGAGGACAAAATGCCGACTCCGCTGCTGTCTCCacccctttccaggcccaatcctcccctcccccacccagttctgctcccctctctctcttcccctatCCCAAGAGTCCTCACTGCCAAGTGGCGGCATTACTTATGGCCAGCTGCTCCATGGCAACATCTtcttggcactgaggcccagcactgactggcactctTTGTTCTTCAGGTATTGTAAACGTGTACCTGAATCTCTGAGAGCCAGTGGTATGCATGCAAAGCGTttctttttggccatcatctttgtaattatgtcactttctgtttaacaatgtcacttccagccttcagcaggcaccatgaatgctaactttggccctctgtttgAGATGAGTTTGATACCCCAACATGGCTAGGGATGAATTGAATCTCCACAAATCTGGTGTACCAGTTTTGGCCCAATCCTCCACTGTTCTGCAGGCTGTGGCTGCAAATCCCCACAGGATGTAAATAGATGCAGCCAGCCTGCAGATCCTCCACTTTAttagcactggtaagttggttgAGAGGGCAGATTGGGGGGAAGGTCAGGGTAGATTGAAGAGGGGAGTGGGTCAGGCCAGGGGAAAatcaggagaggggaggagcatGATGGTATAGTGCATGCCACATCCTATTCGGCCTTCCTGACTTGGACAGCCCCTGGCTTTGACCTTGGACAATATAATGTTGAAAAATATATGTTTCCAAGGCCCAATTTGCCCACAAACCAGAAACAGGTTGTACCTGCAATGGTTTAAGGAGCAAAGTATTGTAGCCTGGTCCATCAGCGCAAGTTCAGCATATGAGAA is a window of Tiliqua scincoides isolate rTilSci1 chromosome 5, rTilSci1.hap2, whole genome shotgun sequence DNA encoding:
- the LOC136652833 gene encoding olfactory receptor 5V1-like, with amino-acid sequence MSALYSGNQTSAMEFLLLGFHKIKQGKSFFLVFFLTVYTMCFLGNSLILTVAVLNQSLHTPMYFFLSNLSFLDICYLSVTIPKMVVDILQVQPPSISFMGCAAQMYFLISLQGTEGFLLASMALDRYIAICCPLIYSTLMNKWTCLQLAAVSWTCGFLNASLHTPLTFRLSFCRSNRINHFFCDIPPLLSITCSDTSINQAVLYTMGIFVGFSPFLFILASYAFILHAVLSNRQTGQHHKAISTCASHLTVVVLFYCSGLFTYIRPTSSYSLEKDQLVGVLYNTLAPTLNPLIYSLRNKEVKMAMRKLICGRTFSFRI